From Sulfuracidifex tepidarius, one genomic window encodes:
- a CDS encoding peptide-N4-asparagine amidase, protein MKTVIVKLFMIGVILLMLLPYMPGQAATYSEGSYIHGNSLYLPRLFNMTSSPSLFNQDPSYYSFEAYHLNITGKPVKVIIGRDLLFNDTGLKPIIEDVEIPSGNYSQEILNVSISEFNGTQYDRQVYIFADGVPIFWGSTQEIHNSTAESRVTEFENLLKGNVTFEMVIENFYDAKVNITGLYEMNVTLYLYPGPTPVGLPNMFVPLFNSSYNYSYVVLNPLDDVTTSNVSIPMGTYKVQMLLYEEGGGLDEFWYTNEPATREILIYYNNYLAGDLNPFETIYTGGIDLFYWKPLTSIDTLSFHSPYLIDLTPMLALSHNATIRVTVTNLKTAYHLTGSTAFDWDLSGVLMLWVNESNPMIGGTVVTETQHFIDSSPIFIPGYTPSTCYYDEGGNYLLNYTSVLDFLHGREVATTTQEGKFVARQSFNSVYESVYLDETFSESVKDIGMYNYTMVEQGNYPVNMYFDAIEIPLSSSPKIPFNLSYEQNGSLVLSLNFMKNTSFDDFITSSSVNEVVRSEGGFSGVIEVINNYGGSELVSLTSNYGVTSKELNLTFVQNGVGLRENFYAQGIQNSTVNTSGYYSHLHVKFSKVGDPIRDEQVQLLISEIIKLIYVPVLKSLFLFI, encoded by the coding sequence ATGAAGACTGTCATAGTTAAACTTTTCATGATAGGAGTAATCCTGCTCATGTTATTGCCCTACATGCCGGGACAAGCAGCGACTTACAGCGAAGGCAGTTACATACATGGTAATAGCCTTTACTTGCCCAGGCTCTTCAACATGACTTCTTCACCGTCACTCTTCAACCAGGATCCGTCGTACTACTCCTTTGAGGCTTATCACCTTAACATCACCGGTAAACCTGTGAAGGTGATCATAGGTAGGGACTTGCTCTTCAATGACACCGGCCTTAAGCCCATAATTGAAGACGTTGAAATACCTTCTGGAAACTACTCTCAGGAGATACTTAACGTGTCGATAAGTGAATTCAACGGGACTCAGTACGATAGGCAAGTGTACATCTTTGCTGACGGAGTCCCAATATTCTGGGGTTCAACTCAAGAGATTCACAACTCTACAGCGGAGTCAAGAGTAACGGAATTCGAGAACCTCCTCAAAGGAAACGTAACGTTCGAAATGGTGATAGAGAACTTCTACGACGCTAAGGTCAATATCACGGGACTCTACGAGATGAATGTGACGCTATACCTCTATCCCGGTCCAACCCCTGTAGGCCTTCCTAACATGTTCGTACCGCTCTTCAACAGCTCCTACAACTATTCGTACGTGGTGTTGAACCCACTAGACGACGTGACTACCTCAAACGTGAGCATACCAATGGGTACTTACAAGGTACAGATGCTCTTGTACGAAGAGGGAGGAGGACTGGACGAGTTCTGGTATACTAACGAACCCGCTACCAGGGAAATCTTGATCTATTACAATAATTACCTTGCAGGAGATCTAAATCCCTTCGAGACCATATATACGGGTGGAATAGATTTGTTCTATTGGAAACCACTGACCTCCATAGATACCCTTTCATTCCATTCTCCCTACCTGATAGACCTGACTCCGATGTTGGCATTGTCCCATAACGCTACCATAAGGGTCACAGTCACTAACTTAAAGACGGCGTATCATCTCACGGGTTCAACGGCTTTCGACTGGGACCTCTCAGGTGTTTTAATGCTGTGGGTGAACGAGAGCAACCCTATGATTGGAGGAACCGTCGTGACTGAGACACAGCACTTCATAGACTCATCTCCTATCTTCATACCAGGGTATACGCCTTCCACTTGTTACTACGACGAGGGAGGAAATTACTTGTTGAATTATACATCTGTCTTGGACTTCCTCCACGGCAGAGAAGTAGCAACGACAACGCAAGAGGGCAAGTTCGTAGCAAGGCAGTCCTTTAACTCCGTGTACGAAAGCGTCTACTTAGACGAGACCTTCAGCGAGTCCGTGAAGGACATCGGAATGTATAACTACACCATGGTGGAACAAGGTAACTATCCGGTGAACATGTATTTCGACGCAATAGAGATTCCTCTCTCATCGTCTCCCAAGATACCTTTCAATTTGTCATATGAACAGAACGGGTCCCTCGTACTGTCCTTGAACTTCATGAAGAACACTTCATTTGATGACTTCATCACGTCAAGCAGTGTGAACGAGGTGGTGAGAAGCGAAGGAGGCTTCTCCGGAGTAATAGAGGTGATAAACAACTACGGAGGAAGTGAGCTCGTCTCACTAACATCAAACTACGGTGTAACATCGAAGGAACTTAACTTAACGTTTGTACAGAACGGCGTTGGACTCAGAGAGAACTTCTACGCTCAAGGCATACAGAACAGTACCGTTAACACCAGCGGGTATTACTCTCATTTACATGTAAAGTTCTCGAAAGTAGGTGATCCAATCCGTGACGAACAAGTCCAGCTTTTAATCTCAGAAATAATCAAGTTAATCTACGTTCCAGTACTCAAATCCCTTTTTCTCTTTATCTAG
- a CDS encoding NAD(P)/FAD-dependent oxidoreductase, with protein sequence MIAIIGAGFAGLSALKENHNAVLIDRKDQFVMIPWIIDYACGSIDQSYVATKYLIHVKTSEIKVNFKDKEIITKDSKIKYDKLILSVGHHQNLPRLKGAKEYAKKIETLDDARVIRDMIPTSKSIVIVGGGATGVELAGNIKGNVTIIQRRGRLLPTMTTASSEKAKSLLEERGVNVMLKTEATEVKRDSVVTDKGEIKSDLTIFAGGLKGSYTVDELGLKNVNHRMIVEKDLSSVDYKDVYGAGDCATFQDQQIPMSAEVAMSSGRTAMRNAMGEGLSFRPSRLATILRIGENYFGDFGDSYVEGDEAKLMKKMAYIHSRLLSI encoded by the coding sequence ATGATAGCTATCATAGGTGCGGGCTTCGCGGGTCTATCAGCGCTGAAGGAGAACCACAACGCCGTCCTAATAGACAGGAAGGACCAGTTCGTGATGATACCTTGGATAATAGATTACGCGTGTGGATCTATAGACCAGAGCTACGTTGCCACAAAGTACCTAATACATGTCAAGACATCGGAGATAAAGGTCAACTTCAAGGACAAGGAGATCATAACTAAAGACAGTAAAATAAAGTATGACAAGTTAATCCTGTCAGTAGGCCATCATCAGAACCTCCCCAGGCTCAAGGGAGCTAAGGAGTACGCTAAGAAGATAGAGACATTGGATGACGCAAGAGTCATCAGAGACATGATACCTACCTCTAAGTCGATAGTGATAGTCGGAGGAGGTGCAACCGGAGTAGAGTTAGCAGGAAACATAAAAGGAAACGTGACCATCATCCAGAGAAGGGGGAGATTGCTTCCCACGATGACCACGGCTTCCTCAGAGAAGGCTAAATCTCTATTGGAGGAAAGAGGCGTCAACGTGATGCTGAAGACCGAGGCTACGGAAGTTAAGAGGGACTCCGTTGTCACTGACAAGGGTGAAATTAAATCGGATCTCACCATATTTGCAGGCGGTCTTAAGGGGTCTTACACGGTAGACGAGCTAGGTTTGAAGAACGTGAACCACAGGATGATAGTAGAGAAAGACCTATCCTCTGTGGATTACAAGGACGTGTACGGAGCGGGGGACTGCGCCACTTTTCAAGACCAGCAAATTCCCATGTCTGCTGAAGTCGCGATGAGTTCAGGAAGGACTGCCATGAGGAACGCCATGGGTGAGGGTCTGTCGTTCAGGCCAAGCAGACTAGCCACAATCCTGAGGATAGGTGAAAACTACTTCGGAGACTTCGGCGACTCTTACGTGGAAGGTGATGAAGCTAAATTGATGAAAAAAATGGCATACATTCACAGCAGACTACTTTCAATTTAA
- a CDS encoding S53 family peptidase codes for MYKYIGILAISLFSLSIIPIAGAFSSAGTAYVGPNLQGNEMDQLPSNQEICVFVMIPPKNMNELMLIAQEVANHQIPPLSKQEMNYMFGDVKKESEVVSYLKQSGFNVTFSSPFSVIAVGNASLVDKIFHTSLSMFRDASVSYYKPTVSPTIPSPLRGTFVGGLTNFTEFQPQYVTLGSPTTSQFPAQVPGSQFSALMYTPQELQGAYNVTGPEGKNVTVVVLDAYGDPEIEQDVKAFDSIYHLPNLNLTITPVGPYHPLLGVLTGWDEEVALDVEAVHSMAPYAKIDLVVASNAGSALYEAIDLIVSEDLGQVVDMSFGIPENEVTATGFYYYENGQPQINYPWVDYYFALGSAEGISFFAASGDDGAYGGTPTYYGGVSFPSSSPFVTSVGGTSLFVNTTSGEIGMPNSTASYGYETAWSVEPQYENPETSTVSSDGGFSTLFPVPWYQIPVTHSDSRTTPDVSADANPYTGMEIIVNGQRTVIGGTSLSTQLWGGVAADVISFVKHPIGLFNPYLYEIYQNSTEYNEAFHPVTLGFNGEYLANSSYNLVTGMGSPNVGELEQVMETLVKEPRLSISVSTFAKNITYPWYPYSSNFTIVASISTPNSTTVMSGNFVAYIFTLRGFLLSVPLSFNGSYWVATVYVNKGYPPNVWSVVVNGTYGGITGTGFVDIDVGDGINVLSQEGYIGISSPFTYEVCIYQPNGSPVELNSVKAYFTLNSRDIFNVTMFQTSTPGLYEGQGEVIPPTPQGAYVIYVNTSGASVYSWDVIGGFIYGAVLTPVNDGGGSINVGETFAVIASAYDREGLGLFTGNDMVYIYNDQGKLVYSTTMVPAPDVDQYYIYNLFGYQEANITLPSNFTTGFYKLIISSEINTSVGMCMENFTTGFYVSPQQLTGKVYTQSILYQGENVTVYANVTYPNGTEVTQGEFTVTMIPQQSLYNSINEEFDYGVPMQYNFTIHEWEARVTVPSVMSREGLFSVAGPFSVVLSGTSSLGNNVVSNSTVFVEPYTYEVMNITSPTSVTSVYSPEITVYHTTGNITDSTLENLIADHASVVISSSKLIHVKAVDSNVTLEGSDIGGGEVAFTLINSSLTLIDVNVHDVKFIFNLTNSNVSEVGALFYNYTNLSTVPAPRVVSVSPINVTTNSTFLKVELKGYDLRVTSLTLNGEGVKYHVGYTSSGAYLAIPFSNLPGGLYHYDLQVTENGLPYNLSFDVYNSYPQVKEAQLDHSISSVNSSVSTLDHSIYIAYAIGVIGIILALVSLFLRVRK; via the coding sequence ATGTATAAATATATCGGAATTTTGGCGATATCTCTCTTTTCCCTCAGTATAATCCCGATAGCCGGAGCTTTCTCGTCTGCAGGTACTGCATATGTTGGACCTAATCTACAAGGAAATGAGATGGATCAACTTCCTTCAAACCAGGAAATATGCGTGTTCGTGATGATTCCTCCTAAAAACATGAACGAATTGATGTTAATAGCTCAAGAGGTTGCAAACCATCAGATCCCTCCGCTGTCAAAACAAGAGATGAACTACATGTTCGGGGATGTGAAGAAGGAAAGTGAGGTCGTCTCTTATCTGAAGCAAAGCGGGTTCAACGTGACTTTCTCCTCTCCTTTCTCAGTGATAGCAGTGGGAAATGCGTCTCTTGTAGACAAGATATTTCATACTTCCCTTTCCATGTTCAGGGACGCCTCAGTGAGCTATTATAAACCCACCGTCTCTCCCACTATTCCATCTCCTCTTAGAGGAACCTTTGTAGGCGGGCTGACAAACTTCACCGAGTTTCAGCCTCAATACGTTACGCTTGGAAGCCCTACAACGTCTCAATTTCCCGCTCAGGTTCCCGGGAGTCAGTTCTCAGCCTTGATGTATACACCCCAAGAGCTCCAGGGTGCGTATAACGTGACAGGACCAGAGGGGAAGAACGTGACTGTGGTGGTACTGGACGCCTACGGGGACCCCGAAATCGAGCAAGACGTGAAAGCCTTCGATTCCATCTATCATCTCCCTAACCTGAACCTCACCATAACTCCTGTCGGTCCTTACCATCCTCTGTTGGGCGTCCTGACTGGATGGGACGAGGAGGTAGCTCTAGACGTGGAGGCTGTACACTCCATGGCACCTTACGCTAAGATAGACTTGGTGGTAGCTTCAAATGCAGGTTCTGCTCTCTACGAGGCTATAGACTTGATAGTCAGCGAGGATCTCGGACAAGTGGTAGACATGAGCTTCGGCATCCCTGAGAATGAGGTAACGGCTACGGGATTCTACTACTACGAGAACGGGCAGCCTCAAATCAACTACCCTTGGGTGGACTACTACTTCGCCCTTGGATCAGCTGAGGGAATATCTTTCTTTGCCGCCTCTGGAGATGACGGTGCATACGGAGGGACTCCCACTTATTACGGAGGTGTTTCATTCCCTTCATCTTCTCCGTTCGTGACCTCTGTGGGAGGCACTTCGCTCTTCGTTAACACAACGTCGGGTGAGATAGGAATGCCTAACTCCACAGCGTCCTACGGTTACGAGACTGCATGGAGCGTCGAACCACAATACGAGAACCCTGAGACCAGTACTGTCTCCTCAGATGGAGGCTTCAGCACCTTGTTCCCAGTTCCTTGGTATCAGATTCCAGTCACCCATTCAGACTCTAGGACGACTCCTGACGTCTCGGCAGACGCAAATCCTTACACCGGAATGGAAATAATAGTAAACGGGCAGAGGACTGTAATAGGAGGGACCAGCTTATCGACACAGTTGTGGGGAGGAGTGGCGGCAGACGTGATCTCGTTCGTGAAACACCCTATCGGTCTGTTCAACCCTTACTTGTACGAAATATACCAGAACAGTACAGAGTATAATGAGGCGTTTCACCCCGTCACCCTTGGTTTCAACGGGGAGTATCTAGCCAACTCTTCCTACAACTTGGTCACTGGCATGGGGTCTCCGAACGTTGGGGAGCTGGAACAAGTGATGGAGACCTTGGTTAAGGAACCCAGGCTGAGTATATCAGTCTCTACCTTCGCAAAGAACATTACATATCCTTGGTATCCTTACTCCTCCAACTTCACAATTGTAGCTTCAATTTCAACGCCAAACTCCACAACTGTCATGAGCGGCAACTTCGTTGCATATATCTTCACGTTGAGGGGATTCCTCCTCAGCGTTCCACTTAGCTTCAATGGGTCTTACTGGGTCGCCACTGTATACGTAAACAAGGGATATCCTCCGAACGTGTGGAGCGTTGTAGTGAACGGAACTTACGGTGGCATCACAGGTACTGGGTTCGTGGACATTGACGTGGGAGACGGAATAAACGTGCTCTCTCAGGAAGGCTACATAGGTATAAGCTCTCCTTTCACTTATGAGGTCTGCATTTACCAACCCAACGGTTCCCCTGTTGAGTTAAATTCAGTGAAAGCTTACTTTACACTGAACTCTCGCGACATCTTCAACGTGACCATGTTCCAGACCTCCACTCCAGGGTTATATGAAGGACAGGGAGAGGTGATCCCTCCGACTCCTCAAGGCGCTTACGTGATATACGTCAATACCTCGGGGGCATCGGTCTACTCGTGGGACGTAATTGGAGGCTTCATATACGGAGCAGTGCTTACCCCTGTCAACGACGGAGGAGGTTCGATAAATGTGGGAGAAACTTTCGCTGTGATAGCTTCAGCTTACGACAGAGAAGGGCTAGGTCTTTTCACGGGGAACGATATGGTTTACATTTACAACGACCAAGGTAAGTTAGTTTACTCTACAACCATGGTCCCGGCGCCTGACGTGGATCAATACTATATTTACAACTTGTTCGGATACCAAGAGGCCAACATAACTTTGCCGTCCAACTTCACCACGGGTTTCTATAAACTCATCATATCTTCTGAGATAAACACTTCAGTGGGCATGTGCATGGAGAACTTCACCACGGGTTTCTACGTGTCTCCTCAACAGCTCACCGGAAAGGTCTACACGCAGTCCATTTTGTACCAAGGTGAGAACGTGACAGTTTACGCAAACGTTACCTACCCTAACGGGACGGAAGTAACTCAGGGAGAGTTTACCGTTACCATGATACCTCAACAGTCCTTGTATAATTCCATAAATGAAGAGTTCGACTACGGAGTTCCCATGCAGTACAACTTCACGATACATGAGTGGGAGGCTAGGGTAACTGTTCCTTCAGTGATGTCTAGGGAAGGTCTTTTCTCCGTTGCCGGGCCTTTCTCCGTGGTGCTAAGCGGTACATCGTCCTTAGGAAACAACGTAGTTTCGAACTCTACCGTATTCGTTGAGCCTTACACTTACGAAGTGATGAACATAACTTCTCCCACTAGCGTGACGTCTGTGTACTCTCCCGAGATCACAGTGTATCATACCACAGGGAACATTACAGACTCTACACTGGAGAACCTTATAGCAGACCACGCTTCCGTAGTCATTTCATCTTCGAAGTTGATTCACGTGAAAGCTGTGGACTCAAACGTGACATTGGAGGGAAGCGACATAGGAGGAGGTGAAGTCGCCTTCACATTGATAAACTCGAGTCTCACGTTAATCGACGTCAATGTGCATGACGTGAAGTTTATCTTCAACTTGACCAACTCTAACGTGAGTGAAGTCGGAGCGCTGTTCTATAACTACACCAACTTGTCTACAGTACCCGCTCCGAGGGTGGTTTCTGTATCTCCTATAAACGTGACTACAAACTCAACCTTCCTGAAAGTGGAGCTGAAGGGGTATGACTTGAGGGTAACTTCGCTCACCCTGAACGGAGAGGGAGTTAAGTACCACGTCGGCTATACGTCGTCTGGAGCGTATCTTGCGATACCGTTCTCTAACCTCCCCGGAGGCCTCTATCATTACGATCTACAAGTGACAGAGAACGGGTTACCTTACAACCTCTCTTTCGATGTGTACAACTCCTATCCTCAGGTTAAAGAAGCACAACTGGATCACTCAATCTCTTCAGTGAACAGTTCGGTGAGCACACTTGATCACTCAATTTACATAGCTTACGCTATAGGGGTGATAGGAATAATCTTGGCTCTAGTCTCCTTATTCTTGAGGGTGAGAAAATGA